One region of Solanum pennellii chromosome 6, SPENNV200 genomic DNA includes:
- the LOC107023141 gene encoding chlorophyll a-b binding protein 4, chloroplastic-like: protein MATVTTQASAAVFRPSATKTRFLTGSSGKLNRDFSFKSSTLSYNSLKVEAKKGEWLPGLTSPTYLNGSLAGDNGFDPLGLAEDPENLRWFVQAELVNGRWAMLGVAGMLIPEVFTSIGLLNVPKWYDAGKSDYFASSSTLFVIEFILFHYVEIRRWQDIKNPGSVNQDPIFKSYSLPPNEVGYPGGIFNPLNFAPTLEAKEKEIANGRLAMLAFLGFIVQHNVTGKGPFDNLLQHISDPWHNTIIHTFSN from the exons ATGGCCACTGTAACAACGCAAGCCTCTGCCGCCGTCTTCCGTCCATCCGCCACTAAGACAAGGTTCCTCACTGGATCATCCGGTAAACTAAACAGAGATTTCTCttttaaatcatcaacattGTCTTACAATTCACTCAAAGTTGAAGCAAAAAAAGGTGAATGGCTTCCAGGCTTAACCTCTCCTACTTACCTTAATGGAAG TCTTGCGGGTGACAATGGTTTTGATCCATTGGGACTCGCGGAGGATCCAGAGAACTTGAGATGGTTTGTTCAGGCTGAGCTAGTGAACGGTCGATGGGCTATGTTGGGTGTTGCAGGGATGTTAATACCTGAGGTTTTCACTAGCATTGGCCTTCTTAACGTACCAAAATGGTACGATGCTGGAAAATCCGACTACTTTGCATCATCGTCAACATTATTTGTGATCGAGTTCATCTTGTTTCACTACGTTGAAATTCGACGTTGGCAAGACATTAAGAACCCTGGAAGTGTGAACCAAGATCCTATTTTCAAGAGCTACAGTTTGCCTCCTAATGAAGTTGGTTATCCAGGTGGCATTTTCAACCCACTCAACTTTGCACCCACATTGGAGGCAAAGGAAAAGGAAATTGCTAATG GGAGATTGGCAATGTTAGCATTTTTGGGATTTATAGTGCAACACAATGTGACAGGAAAGGGACCATTTGACAACTTGTTGCAGCACATTTCAGACCCATGGCACAATACCATTATCCACACATTTTCCAACTAA
- the LOC107023142 gene encoding probable calcium-binding protein CML30, which yields MEKIFSFSAQANKMGDTNTTILSCVFFCIVIIFHEFYSSISSFFRTIISLFNTPYNKKHDNAETSSKANVINSETKDVELVFDTLINFCNENGDKNIDEVELVEVFDSFEKTEPTLEEVKEAFDVFDENGDGYIDANELKKVISKMGFLDLSVFDCQRMIAPFDENRDGKIDFGEFVKLIEHIFQ from the coding sequence ATGGAGAAGATTTTTTCATTCTCAGCACAGGCCAACAAGATGGGTGATACTAATACAACCATATTAAGTTGCGTGTTTTTTTGCATAGTAatcatatttcatgaattttattctTCTATTTCTTCGTTTTTTCGAACCATTATTTCCCTTTTCAATACTCCATATAATAAGAAGCATGATAATGCTGAAACTTCATCAAAGGCGAATGTGATCAATAGTGAGACCAAGGATGTTGAGTTAGTATTCGAcacattaataaatttttgCAACGAAAATGGGGATAAGAATATTGATGAGGTAGAGTTGGTTGAGGTTTTCGATTCATTTGAAAAAACAGAGCCTACTTTGGAGGAAGTTAAAGAAGCATTTGATGTGTTTGACGAAAATGGAGATGGCTACATTGATgcaaatgaattaaagaaagTCATTTCCAAGATGGGGTTCTTGGATTTATCGGTGTTCGATTGCCAGAGGATGATTGCGCCATTTGATGAAAACAGAGATggaaaaattgattttggtgaATTTGTCAAGCTCATCGAGCATATCTTTCAATAA